One Streptomyces sp. ML-6 DNA segment encodes these proteins:
- a CDS encoding helix-turn-helix domain-containing protein, with protein sequence MSPLRVGVLAYPGCFASEVFGVPDLLAMATHVAAAQGSVQPAYAASVISPRRRVIASGGSAIDVSAVHPVDVLIVPGFELSPTLDLDATLANLGPEVASIRSQAASGTAVVSICVGAFLVAEAGLLGGREATTSWLFAERFARRYTDVRLRPESLVVTDRGVTTTAAFSAMYDFALQFIRKHDGPRVARSTARIALVDDARSTQAPYVDSRLVPTAGGEFSLGVKRWLDQNLSVRYALPALAQEFHVSTRTMLRRFRDEAGQTPLAYLQTARVRRARLLLETTDKTVASIAADVGYLDAGAFSGIFVRHTGRRPGEYRAMFRRRGDGAVVLDAPP encoded by the coding sequence CTCACGTCGCCGCGGCACAGGGCTCGGTTCAGCCGGCCTACGCGGCGTCGGTCATCTCGCCCCGGCGGCGGGTGATCGCGTCCGGGGGCTCGGCCATCGACGTCTCGGCGGTTCACCCGGTGGATGTTCTGATCGTGCCGGGCTTTGAACTTTCGCCCACGCTCGACCTCGACGCGACCCTCGCGAACCTGGGACCGGAAGTGGCATCGATCCGATCGCAGGCGGCTTCGGGAACCGCTGTCGTATCGATCTGCGTGGGCGCCTTCCTGGTCGCCGAAGCAGGGCTGCTCGGCGGGCGCGAAGCGACCACGTCCTGGTTGTTCGCGGAACGCTTCGCCCGCCGGTACACCGACGTGCGCCTCCGCCCGGAGAGCCTGGTCGTGACCGACCGGGGGGTGACCACCACAGCGGCCTTCAGCGCCATGTACGACTTCGCGCTGCAGTTCATCCGCAAGCACGACGGCCCGCGCGTCGCCCGCAGCACCGCGCGCATCGCGCTTGTCGACGACGCACGTTCCACCCAGGCCCCCTATGTCGACTCGCGGCTCGTACCCACTGCGGGCGGGGAGTTCTCGCTCGGCGTCAAGCGGTGGCTCGACCAGAACCTCAGCGTCCGCTACGCCCTGCCCGCCCTCGCCCAGGAGTTCCACGTCAGCACGAGAACCATGCTCCGTCGCTTCCGCGACGAAGCCGGCCAGACGCCACTCGCCTACCTGCAGACGGCCCGGGTGCGTCGGGCCAGACTCCTGCTGGAGACGACCGACAAGACCGTCGCAAGCATCGCCGCCGACGTCGGATACCTCGACGCCGGGGCGTTCAGCGGCATCTTCGTCAGGCACACGGGCCGGCGACCGGGGGAGTATCGCGCGATGTTCCGCCGTCGCGGCGACGGCGCGGTCGTGCTCGATGCGCCACCGTGA
- a CDS encoding class I SAM-dependent methyltransferase, producing the protein MQPCTLAEPRVSAALTRMFGAAARDEETAARLWSIPLDDRGSLSAQELADAAQEIYMPVSADGGKLLYNLVRATKPTGVVEFGTSYGISTLHLAAAVRDNGAGRVITTEMNRIKAASARDTFAATGLDDVITVLEGNALQTLAALQQPVDFLFLDGWKNLCLPVLRLLEPHLAPGTLVVADDVDLPGLGPYLDHVRDTSNGYHSVTFPVEDGLEISCRL; encoded by the coding sequence ATGCAACCCTGCACCCTCGCAGAACCACGTGTCTCCGCCGCCCTGACCCGCATGTTCGGAGCCGCAGCCCGTGACGAGGAGACCGCGGCACGCCTGTGGAGCATCCCGCTCGACGACCGGGGATCGCTGTCGGCGCAGGAACTCGCCGACGCGGCGCAGGAGATCTACATGCCGGTCTCCGCCGACGGCGGCAAGCTCCTCTACAACCTCGTCCGCGCCACCAAGCCGACCGGCGTCGTCGAGTTCGGCACCTCGTACGGAATCTCCACCCTGCACCTGGCCGCCGCCGTTCGCGACAACGGCGCGGGCCGGGTCATCACCACGGAGATGAACCGGATCAAGGCGGCCTCCGCCCGCGACACCTTCGCCGCCACCGGCCTCGACGACGTGATCACCGTGCTGGAGGGAAACGCCCTGCAGACGCTCGCCGCACTGCAACAGCCGGTCGACTTCTTGTTCCTGGACGGGTGGAAGAACCTCTGTCTGCCCGTTCTGAGGCTCCTCGAACCACACCTCGCCCCCGGCACCCTCGTCGTCGCCGACGACGTGGACCTTCCCGGCCTCGGCCCCTATCTCGACCACGTCCGCGACACCTCCAACGGCTACCACAGCGTCACATTCCCCGTCGAGGACGGCCTCGAAATCAGCTGCCGCCTCTGA
- a CDS encoding MFS transporter, translated as MSVCTALVVGFVAAINLAVPQLAASSLRPTSSNLLWIVDAYVVIFACLVIPAGAAGDKLGRKGVLLAGLGIFAFGAVVSAVAPNVAVMLIGRAITGLGAACVLPNCVGVLLHATAPERRPHALAVWAAATGIGGVVGNVGGGAVLSAGSWRALFETVALIAVCCSAWVARSVPRSARLDRTLDLPGTLLFVAAFVALLTGIIEGPEQGWGSTVVLGAFACSVLLSLWWVRVELRATHPMLDPRLFRSAALSSAGLGMTITFFGSFGLFYVNASLLQYGRGFSVLQAGLGIIPLTVPLLVGTRYVPGLIRRIGVPATLSAAFALTSAGLLGLSYASTMAYPLYAAALFVIGLGIMLAAPCLTAQIASALPVERAGIAGGLQSATRELGSALGVAVVGTVLTAGFTHHLPDDLSRHTPLPRTVREALTLAPADHTAVTEAFIHGANTALRTAALVVLLAGALVVAGARRARRTAPR; from the coding sequence GTGAGTGTGTGCACTGCCCTGGTCGTCGGATTCGTTGCGGCGATCAACCTGGCAGTGCCGCAACTGGCCGCGAGTTCACTGCGACCGACCTCGTCGAACCTGTTGTGGATCGTCGACGCCTATGTCGTGATCTTCGCCTGCCTGGTCATCCCCGCCGGGGCGGCGGGCGACAAGCTCGGCCGCAAGGGCGTCCTCCTGGCGGGGCTCGGCATATTCGCGTTCGGCGCCGTCGTGTCGGCCGTGGCACCGAACGTGGCGGTCATGCTGATCGGGCGCGCCATCACGGGCCTCGGCGCGGCGTGCGTCCTGCCCAACTGCGTCGGCGTCCTCCTGCACGCCACCGCCCCCGAGCGGCGCCCTCACGCGCTGGCCGTCTGGGCGGCGGCCACCGGTATCGGCGGCGTCGTCGGCAACGTCGGAGGCGGCGCGGTGCTGAGCGCGGGCTCCTGGCGCGCGTTGTTCGAGACGGTGGCCCTGATCGCGGTCTGCTGCTCGGCATGGGTGGCACGTTCCGTGCCGCGCAGTGCCCGGCTCGACCGCACCCTCGACCTGCCCGGCACGCTGTTGTTCGTGGCAGCTTTCGTGGCACTGCTGACCGGAATCATCGAAGGGCCCGAACAGGGCTGGGGCAGCACGGTCGTCCTCGGCGCCTTCGCCTGCAGCGTTCTGCTGAGTCTGTGGTGGGTGCGTGTCGAACTGCGCGCCACCCATCCCATGCTCGACCCGCGGCTGTTCCGCAGCGCGGCACTCAGCAGCGCCGGCCTCGGCATGACCATCACGTTCTTCGGAAGCTTCGGGCTCTTCTACGTCAACGCCTCACTCCTCCAGTACGGGCGCGGCTTCTCCGTCCTGCAGGCAGGGCTCGGGATCATCCCCCTGACCGTCCCGCTCCTGGTGGGCACCCGTTACGTTCCCGGGCTCATCCGCCGCATCGGTGTCCCCGCGACCCTCTCCGCGGCCTTCGCGCTCACCAGTGCCGGCCTGCTGGGCCTCTCGTACGCCTCGACCATGGCCTACCCCCTGTACGCGGCCGCCCTGTTCGTCATCGGGCTCGGCATCATGCTGGCCGCGCCCTGCCTGACCGCTCAGATCGCCTCCGCCCTGCCCGTGGAGAGGGCGGGCATCGCCGGAGGTCTCCAGTCCGCGACCCGCGAACTGGGCAGTGCTCTGGGGGTGGCTGTCGTCGGCACCGTCCTCACAGCGGGCTTCACCCACCACCTGCCCGACGACCTGAGCCGGCACACACCGCTCCCGCGTACGGTGCGGGAAGCGCTCACGCTGGCCCCGGCCGACCACACCGCCGTCACCGAAGCGTTCATCCACGGCGCCAACACCGCACTGCGCACCGCGGCCCTCGTCGTACTCCTGGCCGGAGCCCTGGTCGTGGCCGGTGCCCGCCGCGCCCGGCGGACCGCCCCGCGGTAG
- a CDS encoding TetR/AcrR family transcriptional regulator, which yields MVDGSGRGRPRSESARAAVLHAVDDLLVEVGYAALTMKGIAERAGVGRQTVYRWWSNKAEVLYEASAIDAQHELSVSGTGDPRKDLKAYLDALVAFLSRSHAGAAYRALMGEAQHDANVAALLASRDILGESAAEVVEAARKSSGTALTLEQATALLIGPPFFHVLSGRSADDIDTEQLTEQFMRTLNHPGT from the coding sequence ATGGTGGATGGAAGTGGTCGCGGACGGCCTCGCAGTGAAAGCGCACGCGCCGCCGTGCTGCACGCCGTCGATGACCTGCTGGTCGAGGTCGGGTACGCGGCGCTGACCATGAAGGGCATCGCCGAGCGGGCGGGCGTGGGCCGGCAGACCGTGTACCGCTGGTGGTCGAACAAGGCGGAGGTCCTCTACGAGGCCAGCGCCATCGATGCCCAGCACGAACTGTCCGTGTCCGGCACCGGTGATCCCCGCAAGGATCTCAAGGCATATCTCGACGCCCTCGTCGCCTTCTTGTCCCGCTCCCACGCGGGCGCGGCCTACCGTGCACTCATGGGGGAAGCCCAACACGACGCGAACGTGGCCGCGTTGCTCGCCTCCCGCGACATCCTCGGGGAAAGCGCCGCAGAGGTCGTGGAGGCGGCACGGAAGTCGAGTGGCACCGCCCTCACCCTGGAACAGGCGACCGCACTCCTGATCGGCCCGCCCTTCTTCCACGTCCTGTCCGGGCGCAGCGCGGACGACATCGACACCGAACAGCTCACGGAGCAGTTCATGCGCACCTTGAACCATCCGGGGACCTGA